Proteins encoded by one window of Sphingomonas ginkgonis:
- a CDS encoding phage holin family protein encodes MLKPRDEAGAPEPDSLGELFHRLVEDGKAYAQAEVNLYKTIGTEKLQAWKTPVILLAVAAFFAHVGALSFAATVFVAFAQIMNPALAGVVTTLLFLVVAAVVGKIGINKLKAPKP; translated from the coding sequence ATGCTCAAGCCGCGCGATGAGGCAGGCGCGCCCGAACCCGATAGCCTCGGCGAGCTGTTCCACCGGCTCGTCGAGGACGGGAAGGCTTACGCCCAGGCCGAGGTCAACCTCTACAAGACCATCGGCACGGAGAAGCTCCAGGCCTGGAAGACCCCGGTCATCCTGCTGGCGGTCGCCGCCTTCTTCGCGCACGTCGGTGCCCTGAGCTTCGCCGCGACGGTCTTCGTCGCCTTCGCCCAGATCATGAACCCGGCGCTCGCCGGCGTGGTCACCACCCTGTTGTTCCTGGTGGTGGCGGCGGTCGTCGGCAAGATCGGGATCAACAAGCTGAAGGCTCCCAAGCCATGA